One part of the bacterium genome encodes these proteins:
- a CDS encoding PAS domain-containing protein: MGPAVDTTPVREEPFEPVLAMRLLGQMSRIRIVIVFVLLHGLLAASAGPIFSRAAAYGGVSIAALLAIASYFVFDWRREFGRGRLDMAAAVFMVGDVMALSFYIYGMGGIYSYFFPLLLCEVVFAAFFFHGLEIVFVVGIVCCSLTLAAFSQHLSPTSLTQAGIAVTGVIVLAWLAHGLGLVMQRERIFNQRVIRHLGQPVCLLASSGRLLLINPQLEQLAGTTASRVVGKHLSEVRADEDAGLLPVLLANLEALLVHEDADGQDIEVKSPEPVTLRRSVVPCPSPTGAPVGWVVLWQDITDLVESVKAQEMGLSLVSHEMRSPITCLRLLIDVLSNITDTDGEQRERVITHLMEETDRLSRLVASVLDLAQFDNPDFQMELSDLEPLGLVRRVGSLFVLRGAEAKVNFTCECPDALPGIQAHEDRLEQVLINLCENAINHTPEGGQVSLHARSTPTTLILEVRDTGLGIPDNIKEHIFDKFYSGGTVISGPGRLRVSGGLGLGLALTKRIVELHGGTIAVDSRPGGGTTFTVSLPADRRRTTASDEAIAAAVLARRAAAAVTL; encoded by the coding sequence ATGGGTCCTGCAGTTGACACCACGCCCGTAAGGGAAGAGCCGTTCGAGCCGGTGCTGGCCATGCGCCTGCTCGGTCAGATGTCACGGATTCGCATTGTCATCGTGTTCGTGCTGTTGCACGGCCTGCTGGCCGCCTCAGCCGGACCGATCTTCAGTCGCGCTGCCGCGTACGGGGGAGTGTCCATCGCGGCCCTACTCGCCATCGCCAGTTACTTCGTCTTCGACTGGCGGCGCGAGTTCGGCCGCGGGCGGCTGGACATGGCCGCCGCCGTCTTCATGGTCGGCGACGTGATGGCGCTGAGCTTCTACATCTACGGCATGGGGGGGATCTACTCCTACTTCTTCCCCCTGCTCCTGTGCGAGGTCGTGTTCGCGGCGTTCTTCTTCCACGGGCTCGAGATCGTGTTCGTGGTGGGGATCGTCTGCTGCTCGCTGACCCTCGCAGCCTTCAGCCAGCACCTGAGCCCCACTTCGCTGACGCAGGCGGGGATCGCCGTGACGGGCGTCATCGTGCTGGCCTGGCTGGCGCATGGTCTCGGGCTCGTCATGCAGCGGGAGCGGATCTTCAACCAGCGCGTCATCCGCCACCTGGGCCAACCCGTGTGCCTGCTGGCCAGCAGCGGCCGGCTGCTGCTCATCAACCCACAGCTCGAGCAGCTCGCCGGCACGACGGCCTCGCGCGTGGTCGGCAAGCACCTGAGCGAGGTGCGGGCGGACGAGGACGCCGGCCTGCTGCCCGTTCTGCTGGCGAACCTCGAGGCGCTGCTGGTCCATGAGGATGCCGACGGGCAGGACATTGAGGTCAAGAGCCCCGAGCCGGTCACGCTGCGTCGTAGTGTCGTGCCGTGCCCGTCGCCGACCGGAGCGCCGGTAGGCTGGGTGGTCCTGTGGCAGGACATCACGGACCTGGTGGAGAGCGTGAAGGCCCAGGAGATGGGCCTGTCGCTCGTGAGCCACGAGATGCGCTCCCCCATCACGTGCCTGCGCCTGTTGATTGACGTGCTCAGCAACATCACCGATACCGACGGCGAGCAGCGCGAGCGCGTGATCACTCACCTGATGGAGGAGACCGACCGCCTGTCGCGGCTGGTCGCCTCCGTGCTGGACCTGGCGCAGTTCGACAACCCCGACTTCCAGATGGAGCTGAGCGACCTGGAGCCCCTGGGGCTGGTCCGCCGAGTGGGCTCGCTCTTTGTCCTGAGGGGCGCCGAGGCCAAGGTGAACTTCACCTGCGAGTGCCCGGACGCTCTGCCCGGTATCCAGGCCCATGAGGATCGGCTGGAGCAGGTGCTGATCAACCTGTGCGAGAACGCGATCAACCACACCCCCGAGGGCGGCCAGGTGTCCCTGCACGCCCGCTCGACGCCGACGACGCTGATCCTCGAAGTCCGTGACACGGGTCTGGGCATCCCTGACAACATCAAGGAGCACATCTTCGACAAGTTCTACAGCGGGGGGACAGTGATCAGCGGTCCGGGGCGTCTGCGCGTGTCGGGCGGGCTCGGATTGGGGTTGGCGCTGACCAAGCGCATCGTGGAACTGCACGGCGGGACGATCGCCGTGGACAGCCGCCCGGGAGGCGGCACCACCTTCACCGTCAGCTTGCCGGCAGACCGGCGGCGGACCACCGCGAGTGACGAGGCCATCGCCGCGGCGGTGCTGGCGCGGCGAGCCGCCGCCGCTGTCACGCTCTAG
- a CDS encoding DegT/DnrJ/EryC1/StrS family aminotransferase, whose amino-acid sequence MSDLAILGGPQAVQTPVEDMFTWPIITQEDEDACLQVLRRGAMSGTDVTAEFEKEYAEWFGVKHALGCNTGTAALQAAMWAAGVGVGDEIISVSLTYWATNLPAFSLGATVVFADVERDTMCIDPGDIEHRITDRTKAIVPVHYCGYPCDMDKIMAIAEKHNLKVIEDVSHAHGSVWKGKLCGTFGHINAMSTMSGKALPIGEGGFLITDDDALYERAQAWGHYERTGNLTDPTLKHFAGLPWGGYKYRMHQLSSAVGRVQLKHYRARMEEILKSMNHFWDLLEGVPGVRAHRPPTDSGSHCGGWYAAHGLYRPEELNGLPIATFCKAVSAEGCGTSPGCNFALHLHPLYNEADIYGHGKPTRIANASRDVREGPGSLPITEQMQGWCYGVPWFKHYRPQVIEEHAAAFRKVAEHADELIAQFGTEAGEVKGSAGLFGRR is encoded by the coding sequence ATGTCCGACCTCGCCATCCTTGGCGGACCCCAAGCCGTACAGACGCCCGTCGAAGACATGTTCACCTGGCCGATCATCACCCAGGAAGATGAGGACGCTTGCCTGCAGGTCTTGCGTCGGGGGGCCATGTCGGGAACCGACGTGACTGCCGAATTCGAGAAGGAGTACGCCGAGTGGTTCGGCGTCAAGCACGCGCTGGGCTGCAACACCGGCACCGCCGCGCTGCAGGCCGCCATGTGGGCCGCCGGCGTGGGCGTAGGCGATGAGATCATCAGCGTCTCGCTGACCTACTGGGCCACCAACCTGCCCGCCTTCTCCCTGGGCGCCACCGTCGTTTTCGCCGATGTCGAGCGCGACACGATGTGCATTGACCCCGGCGACATCGAGCACCGCATCACCGACCGCACCAAGGCCATCGTCCCGGTCCACTACTGCGGCTACCCGTGCGACATGGACAAGATCATGGCGATCGCCGAGAAGCACAACCTCAAGGTCATCGAGGATGTGTCTCATGCCCACGGCTCGGTGTGGAAGGGCAAGCTGTGTGGCACCTTCGGCCACATCAACGCCATGAGCACCATGTCGGGCAAGGCCCTGCCCATCGGCGAGGGCGGGTTCCTCATTACCGACGATGACGCCCTGTATGAGAGGGCCCAGGCCTGGGGCCACTACGAGCGCACCGGCAACCTGACCGACCCGACGCTCAAGCACTTCGCCGGGTTGCCCTGGGGCGGCTACAAGTACCGGATGCACCAGCTCTCCTCCGCCGTCGGCCGCGTGCAGCTCAAGCACTACCGCGCCCGCATGGAGGAGATCCTCAAGTCCATGAACCACTTCTGGGACCTGCTGGAGGGCGTGCCCGGCGTGCGGGCCCACCGCCCGCCCACGGACTCCGGCAGCCACTGCGGCGGCTGGTACGCCGCCCATGGGCTGTATCGGCCCGAGGAGCTGAACGGCCTGCCCATCGCCACCTTCTGCAAGGCGGTCAGCGCCGAGGGCTGCGGCACCAGCCCGGGCTGCAACTTCGCGCTGCACCTGCACCCGTTGTACAACGAGGCGGACATCTACGGCCACGGCAAGCCCACGCGCATCGCGAACGCAAGCCGCGACGTACGCGAGGGCCCCGGCAGCCTGCCGATCACCGAGCAGATGCAGGGCTGGTGCTACGGGGTCCCGTGGTTCAAGCACTACCGCCCGCAGGTCATTGAGGAGCACGCGGCAGCCTTCCGCAAAGTCGCCGAGCACGCGGACGAACTGATCGCACAGTTCGGCACCGAGGCCGGCGAAGTGAAGGGCAGCGCGGGGCTGTTCGGCCGGAGGTAG
- a CDS encoding class I SAM-dependent methyltransferase, producing the protein MSDVDATTENEELARLLGGELSEVAKFAAQLLERTGAYSVLCPACGSGECSAFLARRGFRVTAFDVSAHTCRRVTRTAGLLGVQVESFSDDIITPRRELRQFDAIFSHNTLHQMRPSQRHALLRSFYRALRMGGILVVSVLSMEDERYGYGREIEEDTFDSGSGDSIHFYSAPELHTELSEFFEVTQIEEMEETHRTYGGKQHYHLLVATGVKMD; encoded by the coding sequence ATGTCTGACGTTGATGCGACCACAGAGAACGAGGAGCTGGCCCGCCTGCTGGGCGGCGAGCTGTCCGAGGTGGCGAAGTTCGCGGCGCAACTGCTGGAGCGCACGGGCGCGTACTCGGTGCTCTGCCCGGCGTGCGGCTCCGGCGAGTGTAGCGCCTTCCTGGCCCGGCGCGGCTTTCGCGTCACGGCTTTCGACGTGTCCGCCCACACGTGCCGCCGCGTGACCCGGACTGCCGGGCTGCTCGGCGTGCAGGTCGAGAGCTTCAGCGACGACATCATCACCCCCCGGCGGGAACTGCGCCAGTTCGACGCCATCTTCTCCCACAACACCCTCCACCAGATGCGTCCCTCGCAGCGCCATGCGCTCCTGCGCAGCTTCTACCGCGCCCTGCGCATGGGCGGCATCCTGGTCGTCTCCGTCCTGTCCATGGAGGACGAGCGTTACGGCTACGGCCGGGAGATCGAGGAGGACACGTTCGACTCCGGGAGCGGCGACAGCATCCATTTCTACAGCGCGCCGGAGCTGCACACCGAGTTGAGCGAGTTCTTCGAGGTGACGCAGATCGAGGAGATGGAGGAGACCCACCGGACGTACGGCGGCAAGCAGCACTACCATCTGTTGGTGGCGACGGGGGTCAAGATGGACTGA
- a CDS encoding glucuronate isomerase → MTAHLPHDDIRCRVHQIVSETPVLDIHTHLYSPPFGDLLLWGPDELVTYHYLIAEVSRTDRGVSPDQFYAMSKPEQAAHIWQRCFVEHGPVSEARRGVLTALTALGADVSGKDYAAIRAHFAGRTVEEHVDAVFAAANCSGVVMTNDPLDDLERPVWMNGFAEDPRFKPALRIDGLLVFLQRNVDRLASMGYAISTALDKTDLANARQFLSSWISMMAPMYMAVSLPDTFRYPEDSLTGKLIAEAVLPVCRDMRVPFALMIGVKRLINPSLKLAGDGVGRADVGSVARLCEENPDVNFLCTLLSLENQHELAVTARKFPNLMPFGCWWFLNDPSMIEQITRLRMELLGTSFIPQHSDCRILDQLVYKWAHSRPIIADVLAEKYALAAQAGWPVTEAEIRRDVQDVLSDNFLRFVGA, encoded by the coding sequence ATGACCGCACACCTGCCCCATGACGACATCCGCTGCCGCGTCCACCAGATCGTCAGCGAGACCCCTGTCCTCGACATCCACACCCACCTGTACAGCCCGCCCTTCGGGGACCTGCTGTTGTGGGGGCCGGATGAGCTTGTCACCTATCACTACCTCATCGCCGAGGTCTCACGCACGGACCGCGGCGTGTCGCCCGACCAGTTCTACGCCATGAGCAAGCCCGAGCAGGCCGCGCACATCTGGCAGCGCTGCTTCGTGGAGCATGGCCCGGTGTCGGAAGCGCGGCGGGGCGTGCTGACAGCCCTGACGGCGCTCGGGGCCGATGTGTCGGGCAAGGACTATGCCGCCATCCGCGCCCACTTCGCCGGGCGGACGGTCGAGGAGCACGTGGACGCCGTCTTCGCCGCCGCCAACTGCAGCGGCGTCGTGATGACCAACGATCCGCTCGACGACCTGGAGCGGCCGGTGTGGATGAATGGCTTTGCCGAGGACCCGCGCTTCAAGCCCGCCCTGCGGATTGACGGGCTGCTGGTGTTCCTCCAGAGGAATGTGGACCGACTCGCGAGCATGGGCTATGCCATCAGTACCGCACTGGACAAGACCGACCTCGCCAATGCCCGCCAGTTCCTCAGTAGCTGGATCAGCATGATGGCCCCCATGTACATGGCCGTCTCGCTGCCGGACACCTTCCGCTACCCGGAGGACTCGCTGACCGGCAAGCTCATCGCTGAGGCGGTGCTGCCCGTCTGCCGCGACATGCGCGTGCCGTTTGCGCTGATGATCGGCGTCAAGCGGCTCATCAACCCGTCGCTGAAGCTGGCGGGCGACGGCGTCGGCCGGGCCGATGTGGGCAGCGTCGCCCGCCTGTGTGAGGAGAACCCGGACGTCAACTTCCTGTGCACGCTGCTGTCGCTGGAGAACCAGCACGAGCTGGCCGTCACGGCCCGCAAGTTCCCGAACCTCATGCCCTTCGGTTGCTGGTGGTTCCTCAACGATCCGAGCATGATCGAGCAGATCACGCGGCTGCGCATGGAGCTGCTGGGCACGAGCTTCATTCCGCAGCATTCCGACTGCCGCATCCTTGACCAGCTCGTGTACAAGTGGGCGCACTCACGACCGATCATCGCCGACGTCCTGGCCGAGAAGTACGCCCTGGCGGCCCAGGCGGGCTGGCCGGTGACCGAGGCGGAGATCCGGCGCGATGTGCAGGACGTGCTGAGCGACAACTTCCTGCGGTTCGTCGGGGCGTAG
- a CDS encoding four helix bundle protein, translated as MAQIRHHKEMHVWQNAMDAAMAVFTFTQRLPRDERYSLSDQIRRSSRSVAANIAESWCRRRYKAAFIAKLYDAASEVAETQTWLEFARRCGYLSDTDTLALMESYDRVMGQLMNMVSNPDQWSTASVPATDEPAT; from the coding sequence GTGGCGCAGATCAGGCACCACAAGGAGATGCATGTGTGGCAGAACGCCATGGACGCCGCCATGGCGGTCTTCACGTTCACCCAGCGCCTGCCCCGCGATGAGCGCTACTCCCTGTCGGACCAGATCCGCCGCTCGTCTCGCTCCGTGGCCGCCAACATCGCCGAGTCCTGGTGCCGGCGTCGGTACAAGGCTGCGTTCATCGCCAAGCTGTACGACGCCGCGAGCGAGGTCGCGGAGACGCAGACATGGCTTGAATTCGCCCGCCGATGCGGCTATCTTAGCGATACGGATACACTCGCGCTGATGGAGAGCTATGATAGGGTGATGGGGCAACTGATGAACATGGTCAGCAACCCGGATCAGTGGTCCACGGCCTCAGTCCCCGCCACGGATGAGCCCGCCACGTAG